TGGCTATATTTAATGTTAGCTGTACACTCGTATGTATTTAAAACTGAGGAATTGTATGCTTTATACGATAATAAGCCGATCTACATGATCGGATTATGATAAAGCGCTTCAAACAAAAGCAGATTGGTATTGTTATTTAGAGTAGATTGTCAGAAATCAAGACTTATGGAATCCCATGATTGTGTGATACTGTTTCCGAAATTTAAGAAACCTCTGTCTATTTGACCGGAATGCTTAAATATTAGTTCCGGTTGGTTGGGAGAGATATCTGGCCAGCAAAATAGTAACTTGATTATATAACTATAAGATTAGCGGAGTagctttttatataaataagctTTGAATTAGAATAGAACATTAGTAAATCAGCGTTATAAGTTACAACACATTTTGAAATCTGAGCATTCGGGATGAGAATTCCATGCTTTAGTGAGAAGAAAAAATGGATCACGACCCttgagtttatttttatattattgttaagttattaaaaaaggaaaagaatttcCAGATATTAGATCATGACTGCAGGCTTGACTGACTGAAACTTACCTAACAGTAGTGAATCCATGTCTTCCCGGTTCCAAGGGAAATAAGATAAGTGCTAGTGAGAGATGGAGAGAAGAAAATGAGTGTGTAAAAACTGTCGTCATAATCTGTTGTAAGAGTACAccattattaatttgtataatcaTCACATAAATTTGACATCTAATAATAATCATTTCTGTTGGCAGGGTGGATTTGACATGATTTGCAGCGGGAGGGACAAGATTGAAACTCCAGAGCAGGTAGTTTATGTTGTTACATGTTTAGTATTCAATTAATTCGTCTCAGTACTTACATATCTTCTTTTAAGTCTAAAGTGTAATTCAGTTTACTTACATTACATGATATAGTTTAAACAAGCGGAAGAAACAGCTAAGAAGCTAGACTTGGATGGGCTCGTTGTTATTGGTGGTGATGACTCAAACACCAATGCATGCCTCCTTGCTGAGAACTTCAGGTATGTCTTAGCTggtataaattataatgtttccttGGATGTTTTTGTATGAAGTAATGTTTTCtcgttatttttatttacatttcaaggcccttttccttttataactatatttattacGTAATTTAGTTGATGGTAATAGTATTTACATGCGAAGAGGACGTTTCAATTATGAATGTGTACAATGTTTCCGGTTGTTCAATGATTTAATATGGATCCATGCAGGagcaaaaatttgaaaacacgTGTAATTGGATGCCCTAAAACCATTGATGGTGATTTGAAATGCAAAGAAGTTCCCACAAGTTTTGGGTTTGACACTGCTTGCAAGGTGAATGACGATACGCACTGGATCTCTTATAATCTTATATGGTTCTGGTCTCTAGtctacataattaaataatgctACAAATGTGTAATTTGTCTTTTTTATCACCAGTTGTTTGTTAAGGAAAATATTTAGGAAACATTTCACTTATGTATGTGTCATAGGAGAATCATGTCTAACATGCTTCTGATTGAACAGGATGCATTGTAGTTTCTCCAACAAAACATtcacaatttcataaaattcttTGATATAATATTTCAGCAACAGCCGTCAAAGCTGTTGAACTGAATTAGTTAGATCTGTAGTTAGCTACATATGGCAAGAAACTTAGTCATAAAATaacattcatttcattttgtacATTGATCTCATTCTTGCAATTCTTCCTCTATCTCAATAAAGTCTTCAAAACCCTTTCTTCTATAAAGTTCTCTTCTCTAGAATTTCTTCGAGTATGTCTATTCCTACAACTGAGTAAATCTTAAAacattcttaaatttatttccGCAAGCCTTGTCCTCTTGGTggattttctttgtttgttttttggAAGGGTACGTTGTCATTTTATCTAACACTTtacttgaatttgttttttcttttttatgatttcaaatTCCGTTAGAATTATGATATTTACAAATTACTATACTagaaatacttttaaatattaatttagtaaaGCAAATGTCCTAATTGCTGAGTGTTGTATAGTGACCTGACTATTTTAGATATATGGCACTTCATGACCTGAgaattttcctatttttatgttaatgtAATGCAGATATACTCTGAAATGATTGGAAATGTTATGATAGATGCCCGGTCAACTGGAAAATATTACCATTGTAAGTATACAAAATTGAGAAACTCTTTAGATCTATATAGCAACTAAAGTCTGTAGCCTTTGAAAGTTGTAGATACTATGGCTCTACTGTTTTAtcgcttttcttttcttacaaaCTACTTCACCCTTTAAACATTTTGCACTTTAAAACTATGCTATCATCTGTTCTCATTCTATCATCTGAAGACCTGAATtcatattttgaattctttttttaGATTGATACAGCCAACAAGATATCTAACTCGTTTTCCAGTATCTAAATGAAACACATGATTTCTCCTTTTATAACAAATTACTCAACGTTTGTCATTCTCTTCGCCATTTTTACTAATTATGGGCCAGAACATTGacatggaagatgattatgtcTATTCTTATAATCACAAATTTGTTTATATGGTATCaccattttacttttaagtGATAAATGACTAGTTCATTCATTCATTATCTTTGTAATATAAGACCAGCTCCGTTATGTGATTTTTCTGCTTCTGACTTGTTATTCGCTTGAATTGTTAAATCATATCAAAGCTCTTGATTTTGTGCTCTTGAAGGgtttaaataatttcaagatGTTTTATTGAATCATGTTCTATTACATGAATATCATCAAAGCTTTCAAAACCAGatttgatagaaaaagaaattctcTACTTTGTTGAGATGCTTCCtttaatatctaaataaaatgTGATGTTCGTAAAAAGTTGATGCTTCAATTTATATGGCAGATAACAGATATCATACTTTCACCAGCCTACAACTCTCTCCCTTTATATCTGTTTTTCGTAAATGTGTGTGATTTCATAATTGAATAGATTTCGAGCAATAAAACATGCAATCATCTGTCTGCAGTTGTGCGGCTTATGGGGCGTGCGGCTTCACACATTACGCTGGAATGTGCTTTACAAACTCATCCAAACATTACAATTATTGGAGAAGAGGTTCCACATATATTTGATCATTTTATCTATATTTCATACATGCTTGGGGTTGATGGAATcgattaaagaaaaatgattccATGTTAATCTTATGATTAGAGTTTGCTTAGGGGAAAGCAGCCCTTTATCAGATTTGATTTAACCCATAAGTACACATTTCAGGTAGCTGCGAAGAAGCTGACGTTGAAAAATGTCACAGACTACATTGTTGATGTTGTTTGTAAAAGAGCTGAAATTAATTACAACTATGGTGTCATTCTTATCCCTGAAGGTCTAATTGATTTCATACCTGAGGTATCTATTACTTTtcacaagagaaaaaaatacctGTGTTTCTCTGTGTATTAGAGATTATGTATTAGTGTTGTTCATGTACTATCAGTATGAAATATACTTCTGATGATACTTAtttcttcttcatatttttctctttgcaGGTTCAGCATCTTATTGCAGAACTAAATGAAATTCTTGCCCATGATATTGTGGATGAGAGTGGATTATGGAAGAAGAAACTCAGTGATCAATCATTAAAGCTTTTTGAATTTTTACCTCAAGCAATTCAAGAACAATTGATGCTTGAAAGAGATCCACATGGAAATGTTCAGGTGCCTAACGTTATTTCTGTGTTTATTTGTCTCCTCTATGGAATTTTAATCAGCATCAATGTTAACCTTGCTTGCATTCCCATATAGGTTGCCAAGATAGAAACAGAGAAAATGCTTATTCAAATGGTTGAGACTGAGTTGGAGAAGAGAAGGGAAGAAGGCAAATACAAAGGCGATTTTAGAGGGCAGTCCCACTTTTTCGGGTATGTTATCTAGTTtgtaaattatgattttttataaactttaatacATATTGTTGCAAACTAAAAAGATTTCTGGGGACCTATTTTTATTCCACTATACttggattaaaatttattttggtcACATATGTATGTTATGTGTGATCTTTTAAATGACACAATATGTAAGAGTTTGTAGTTACCGGTTTAAAATATGCAGTTACGAAGGGAGATGTGGCTTGCCTACTAATTTTGACGCTACTTATTGCTATGCTCTGGGTTATGGCGCTGGAGCCCTCCTCCATAGTGGGAAGACTGGACTTATATCATCAGTTTGTGCTTCTTAACACgccttttatttatatctacTTAACTATCTTAGACTGATCGGTGTTGATAATTGATTTTACTTTGAAATTGTGcttgttttttaatattgaagtCACCGACATACTTCTTTAACTTGCTTCGACATTTTTTTCAGGTTGGGAATTTATGTGCTCCGGTAGAAGAATGGACTGTTGGTGGAACTGCACTCACCGCACTGATGGATGTGGAGAGGAGACATGGTACACGTTTTGACCTTGTTCTATACCCCAATGACTATTTACTGACTTAATTTTCATGCACAACTCTGCTATAATTTGATAGGCCAAAATCTGATTTATGCAGTTATAGTTCTTTGTTAGGAAGATATTTgacagttatttttatattaattgagttCCGTAGAAATATACAAGCTGTGTTACATACTTGTAAAAGGGAATTACGTTGTCAGTTGCTATTCCCGATGTTTTGTTAAACATTATGATTTTACTCAAATGTGGCATAAAGTTCGTAtgatttctatatttattcATAGCTaggtgtatttttttttctctagtcCAAAATAATTAACTCAAAATGTGTTTTGATTAGAGGTATTCTTCTCCTGCAATTTATTTGAACGCTTTGTTCACTGTTCAACTGTTAACGAATGTGTAATTTTCTTTGCAGGTAAATTCAAGCCTGTGATCAAGAAGGCAATGGTGGAGCTTGAAggtatatttatattcataaaaacaTTCGTTTGGACTCAATAGTCCACAAACGTAGTTAGCGAACTATATTTCTACTCATGTTGAGCcaggaaaaataaatgaaagggaggataaatattttatttcttatgttCAAATGTGGTTCGAAAGATTAAAGCGTCTGTTGTTTCTAACTCATCCCTATGACATTCTGAAACATAGATTATGCAATATTGAATACTATAACGATTACAGATTTAAGCTTCTAATATCAACTCCAGTTATCTTTGGATactgaataaatatatttactgTTGGATCACTCAGGGGCACCCTTCAAAAAGTTTGCCTCCTTGCGGGATGAATGGGCCTTGAAGAATTGTTACGTCAGTCCAGGTATGCTATATATGACTATTGTTTCACCTATTTTTTTTGCTTGCTTCACTGAAGTCCTGTTTATGTGACTAGAAAAATGTTGTCGGTTTAAATCAATTTCTATGTTGAACTGGAGTGATTGATTCTCGCTGCAACGTGATTAGTTTAAATgctcatgatgatgatgatgattttccTTGTAGGTCCAATTCAATTCTCTGGCCCAGGATCCGATGTAACTAATCACACTCTAATCTTGGAGCTTGAATCTCAAGCTTAGACAGAGTATGAGGTCCTTGTTTTGATGAGTTTTGATTGGCCAACTCTATAGTTGCTTTCAACATGCAATTTATTTTCACGACTGCCACCCTCACTTTGCCTGGCATTGGTCATTgatttaataatagtaataattaacaaaataaatattatctcATTGATTGAACTCCATGATATGGATTCCTTTAAGTAATTGAATTTGGTTAAATTGTCATAGTCTCCATTAACAATTTATTTCATCGGGttgtaaaatagttttattaacgtcaataaaaaaaatctgattaCCGTTTACCCAAAAAATATCTTGTAAATATTAGTTGAAAAAGTATTTCTTAACCAATGTTAAGAAATAACCTCAATATGCTAAGTTTAATTTAGTAAGTAAACTGGACTTGAATTTAgttagacatttttttttttaattatacacaCTAGTATGTTTTAGTTTCTGAACTATATGTGAATATGAAATTCGTGTATCTTTTaacatttgatatattttggtatttaaaatttgaaaataaatatatgtagtCTTTATAgcttaattacattaaatttatttgatgtgTCAAATATGTTCTAAATAATTTGAGTTGTTTGTATTGTATTGACACGTTTAAGgataaatgttaatattaaatactgtttaataattttacaaaaaataacattaagttaaaaaaattatattgatttatatttagaGTTTgtgtatcaaaatatattaaaatttaatataaaaatcaattttaatttcagaacTAAACATAGTTTAATTTTAGAACTAAATGTTAATATTGAATACGGTTTAACAATTCtacaaaaattaatcattaagttaaaaaatatatattcatttatatttaaagtttgtgatcaaaatatattaaaatttaatataaaatcaattttattttcagaactAAACATAGTTTACCTGTGATAtatggttttgttttcttagtATACCATGTGtgctatttatgttttaatttcaattactattttatttacatgTAACAAGATGTAGTTTCAAGATAATTACGAAGATGAACTTAATTTTTGCATTGTTTACGTTTGGGGTATATGAAGTTTGATTCCTTCCAATGTTTTAGAAAACTTTATACAATTATGCTTCAATGTTTTATAATTCtattggaatatatatatatatatatatatatatatatatatatatatatggtatgCTAATTTAGGTAAGAGGTTTTTTAGTTtgtacattttagtaaagtgtatcaagttttaggttacaaaaatgtctctattaaaaaaaaaacaactttaaatctaagggtattttaataattttaaaatttaatttaaaataaaaaaattaaaaggtagttattaaaaattctgattggtacaaaagaaattattaacttttattatatattttttaaaaggtagttgtttttaaaataaaaagtaaaataagaagtaattgtttttttaacccagaTCAGGTTCTATAAACAAATCATTGTTATTTGACTTGGACCTATTCTAAAAAAGTCGAGGCATTTCGAATTGTTTGTTGACATGGACAAAGTCAAGCTATAAACTCACACGGGTTCTATAAAcggtaaaccctaaaccattatattttttaaaaggtagttgttttttaaaataaaaaataaaacaaaaggtagttattttttaaaattaaaaataaaataaaagctaataacttctcagaccaatcaggatttttaataattaccttttattttttattttaaattaaattttaaaattattaaaatacccttggatttaaagttagttttcttttttaacagggacatttttgtaacctaaaatttggtacattttgttaaaatataccaaGTGAAAAACCACCTTacataaattagcaaaccccatatatatatatatatatatatatatatattcgcgTACGGTTGtatgtgtttttatattttatatttttattttgtttagttatctagttaaattttaagaatttatcattaaaaaatatttcatttacgGATGAAAGAATAAACATGGACAATTGTCTCCTCTTATATTGTTAACTATATCATGTAAAGTGAAAACAATTTAAGTATAGCTaatgaaaatgtaattaataCGATAGATGGGAGATCTATTGACAAAAACACTTAATCGATAATATTgatctcttttctcttctagaCCCTTAATGTGTGATGTTATactaataagataaaaatgtaTCATACTCAGTATTTCGTATTGGGGACAATCCAAAACCTATCATACTTATCGATAATCGACTTACTACCACACAATTTcctaaacttttaatatttcataCTGAAAAGCTAAAAATTAGATACCCATCAATAATTGTTCAACCACTGCAACTTGATCCATAACTTATTGTCAGTTTTAGTCTattcttgaaagaaagaaaaagtattttaagAGACTCTTTTTAGTTGGGGTAAAATAATAGTTTGAATttccaaaatcttttttttaattgagttattaagacaagtttaattttattacaaaactttgattataatttatgtatatatatatatatatatatatatatatataattatatattttattaaataatataatatggtgtaattttattatatttaaataatatttttatatcgtaattattattatatttttaaatatattatataatatacaatttaatataattattgactatgatttatttattaatttcttaaaaggaatttacattatttaataaagtataTAGTATACTTTAATAAAGCTCCAAACAACAGATAAAACATAAAGTTTAAccaaaatttaagaatatttgattaattttaatacaattcacactaatttttttttataattaataaatactatatgtttttttatgaataatatatatatatatatatatatatatatatatatatatatatataaaagaaataaataattggtagaaattaaatataaatcaagttatatattaaaaaaacatataataaaaaaatctataaatttattattcataaacttattattttaaattttcaaattgagatatcttatttaattttaattcaaattaagatctatttttttaataaaattaaataattataaaaaagttaaataattattttatatattttaaaaatatttttagactATGAAAGGATTTTAACATGTATTGTTAaatcttagaaaatttatattaatctgaaaaaaaaatatttatatataattttttgacaaatgAAAAACACTTTTATTTATCACATATTAGAATACTGACAAGTTTAATGTGGATCTTAAAGATTATACAAAGTCTATTAGAaaactattttagtttaatGTGGATCTTAAAGATTATGTCTCATTATAGAAGGTATTAGACGAAAGATACGAAGGTGGGAAATTATGAAAGATTTTGGTTTCTACTTTTTGGGGTGACTACAGAGACAGAGAGCCAGCACAGCTAGTAAGACGTTGACGATGAAACGTGGTGGGCTTGGAATTGGGTGAAGAGGAAGGGTTGTTTTGTTGCTGGCTCTGTCTGTGACAAATCAATCGAAACTTTATGATTTTGGTTCCTTTCATCACACAGATTGATCCATGCAGATACAGCCAGCATCACTAATTGCTAAGCATGTATTAAGTTAAACAAGTTGAAAGTTTTTTGACTCATAAATGTTGAACCCTGCACATGACTTCTTTTATGTCTCACCAACATGGGTCCTTTCAATTCTTCTTCATGCTTTCTGCTTCGCTTCTTATCTTTTGCACTGACTCAGACTGAGTTACTCTTCGTTTCAATCTGTGAAACTGAAAAGGACACTCCAAAACACTGCATGCAATGGTTTATCTTTTGGTCTTCATGGGTGCCTCTATATGTCAATGCTTCTTCTTTCACATGCCATGCTTCTTTATTTCTGCTTTTTGGACTGTTCCACTTACCATGTTATGGAACATCACCTGACACCTATCATGTATAAACCATCTCCACAACTTTTCATCTTCCTCTCATCACTCAACAACTAAATCAGAAAACCATGCAAGTTTATGCTTTTTTTCGCACCCTCCactcattttcattttgtttcttcGCATTCccataataatttcttttatgatgCTCTTAACAAATCCAAAGCAGAGGTAACAAAACAACCTAATAAATCAAATCCAATTATATTAACAAACTGCCAAAACCTGTCACGTAAACTATAACTTAATTACTCTGTAGAATTCGATCTTGCCAAAGCATTCCCtcaataattgtttaaattaattcagACTTGCTGAAGAAGCTTTGACTGcatacaaacaaaatataagtGTACTATAGGAAATAAACCTGTCATGGTGTTACAATGAGAATCAACTTACTCATAGAGTTAATAGATCAAGATAGTCgctttaagtaattaaaatctaattaaaagtaCAACGATCATTTATAAACAGTTATAATGTATAATGATCGTTATATCAAATACAAATACAtggta
Above is a genomic segment from Vigna radiata var. radiata cultivar VC1973A chromosome 10, Vradiata_ver6, whole genome shotgun sequence containing:
- the LOC106774415 gene encoding pyrophosphate--fructose 6-phosphate 1-phosphotransferase subunit beta; this encodes MAPVPNGTIPSAPVTGRLSSVYSEVQKKRVDHALPLPSVLKHPFTIIDGPPSSAAGNPDEIAKLFPHLFGQPSAALAPSDPRVAQTHHKLKIGVVLSGGQAPGGHNVISGIFDYLQERAQGSTLYGFRGGPAGIMKCKYVELTSEYIYPYRNQGGFDMICSGRDKIETPEQFKQAEETAKKLDLDGLVVIGGDDSNTNACLLAENFRSKNLKTRVIGCPKTIDGDLKCKEVPTSFGFDTACKIYSEMIGNVMIDARSTGKYYHFVRLMGRAASHITLECALQTHPNITIIGEEVAAKKLTLKNVTDYIVDVVCKRAEINYNYGVILIPEGLIDFIPEVQHLIAELNEILAHDIVDESGLWKKKLSDQSLKLFEFLPQAIQEQLMLERDPHGNVQVAKIETEKMLIQMVETELEKRREEGKYKGDFRGQSHFFGYEGRCGLPTNFDATYCYALGYGAGALLHSGKTGLISSVGNLCAPVEEWTVGGTALTALMDVERRHGKFKPVIKKAMVELEGAPFKKFASLRDEWALKNCYVSPGPIQFSGPGSDVTNHTLILELESQA